A genomic window from Anthonomus grandis grandis chromosome 2, icAntGran1.3, whole genome shotgun sequence includes:
- the LOC126750374 gene encoding trypsin 5G1-like, which yields MYFHGTFINYLLINVLILSAKGLSKLQVVGGRNATDKEFPYTVSLRGENQLHYCGGSIISQKWILTAGHCTQFAQYVHYGTVWLNDGESLNTIKVKNQILHPSFYSDLIPYYDLGLLELVEPLSFNDLVQPVSLPTKNQPIPFNQSGILTGWGFLANEKSTDILQEVDLILFDDHYCDFQLNVNINNSYFDSEFNFCAGDWENTKGQCTMDSGGPLTINGTQWGVVSWSYKPCAVLPGVFTRLGNPEFREWIRNVTGI from the exons ATGTATTTTCATGGCACATTCATTAATTACTTGCTTATTAACGTTTTAATTTTGAGTGCAAAAG GTCTTTCCAAACTACAAGTGGTTGGGGGTAGAAATGCCACAGATAAAGAATTTCCTTACACG GTCTCGTTAAGGGGCGAAAACCAACTGCACTACTGTGGAGGCTCCATCATAAGCCAAAAATGGATACTTACTGCTGGACATTGCACACA ATTTGCTCAGTATGTGCATTACGGTACAGTCTGGCTTAACGATGGCGAGTCACTAAACACCATTAAAGTCAAAAATCAGATATTGCACCCATCGTTTTATTCAGATCTTATACCGTATTACGATTTAGGTCTTTTGGAG ttgGTTGAACCTTTATCCTTTAATGATCTTGTGCAACCTGTAAGCCTACCAACCAAAAATCAACCAATCCCTTTTAATCAGTCAGGAATTTTAACCGGTTGGGGCTTCCTAGCAAACGAAAAATCAACAGACATTTTACAAGAAGTTGACCTAATACTTTTTGACGATCACTACTGTGATTTCCAGCTCAACGTCAACATAAATAACTCATATTTCGATAGTGAATTCAATTTTTGTGCAGGTGATTGGGAAAACACAAAGGGACAATGCACT atGGACTCTGGTGGTCCGCTGACTATAAATGGGACCCAATGGGGTGTAGTGTCTTGGTCCTATAAGCCTTGCGCCGTTCTTCCTGGCGTGTTTACCAGACTTGGCAATCCGGAGTTTCGTGAATGGATCAGAAATGTTAcaggaatataa
- the LOC126750315 gene encoding unconventional myosin IC, with amino-acid sequence MESNLEHRDRVGVPDAVLLDDYTSETAFVNNLEKRFKEDVIYTYIGSVLISVNPYKELGIYGSKEVKAYEKKNFFEVPPHVFAVTDTAYRSLKEENREQCILISGESGSGKTEASKKVLHYISEITEQKGDIETVKNKLLQSNPLLEAFGNARTKRNDNSSRFGKFMDIQFNFEGNPVGGNILNYLLEKSRVISQGPGERNFHIFYQLLNGANENTLSKLSLSRNLRQYNYLSNGNFEEDINIDKTNYEEVERALSTLDFSQNDRQDIFNIIGAILHLGNVKFSLADGKAVIANPEVVETVANLINCKRDKLSLSLVQRTIETIRDVVTTPLDLDLATYARDALSKAVYDRLFTWLVKRINSSLQPSDRRRNVVMGILDIYGFEILEKNSFEQLCINFCNEKLQQLFIELTLRSEQEEYEKEGIQWEHVTYFDNKIICDLIEEKHKGMIAFMDEECLRPGDPTDRTLLNKLNKQFEHHDHYISHMKADIKLQKIMDRSEFRLIHYAGAVTYNINTFIEKNNDLLFRDLREAMSSSSNSILSTVFTESELQSKKRPDTAITQFKNSLNNLINILKDKEPSYIRCIKPNELKRSGLFDQQIVRHQVQYLGLMENLRVRRAGFAYRRTYELFLKRYKSLCTETWPNYRGTAKDGVQHLVCALGYEGVEYQMGKTKIFIRHPQTLFRTEDAFQAKKHDLASIIQAHWKGLMQRRRYLKLRENVIVVQKYIRRYLARINAMRRKQAAMTIRSFIRGYITRHDPPNEDNRKFILATKRNWLERLAKNLPQNILDRKWPPHPKVCEEASKLLEVMYAANMSRRYRLALTPDRKRQFELKVLAESLFKGNKKSYPQSVAEPFVYSRIPEPALQAKKSYAATLNGDREVYATSVMKYDRHGYKPRERTILVTQNNLHVLECKGSSAKLKHVLPIKRLSFIVTHESDRLVLIKIPEDLIKKDKGDLILEVPNLIEAITMIVDATKERNLLEIVNTTTIVHHMNGNKNGTIEIQVGKPERIHKDKSGHLLIVASP; translated from the exons ATGGAGTCAAACTTAGAGCATCGCGATAGAGTCGGGGTGCCCGATGCGGTACTTTTGGACGATTACACCAGCGAAACCGCCTTCGTAAATAATCTGGAGAAACGATTTAAGGAAGACGTAATTTAC ACATACATCGGATCGGTGCTGATCAGCGTAAATCCATATAAGGAACTCGGGATTTACGGCTCGAAGGAGGTGAAGGCTTACgagaagaaaaacttttttgagGTGCCGCCCCATGT GTTTGCAGTGACCGATACCGCATATAGATCTTTAAAGGAAGAAAACAGAGAGCAATGTATCTTAATTTCAG GAGAATCGGGATCGGGAAAAACCGAAGCGTCAAAAAAAGTCCTCCACTACATCTCAGAAATCACAGAGCAAAAGGGAGATATCGAAACTGTGAAAAACAAACTGCTGCAATCCAACCCGCTATTGGAAGCTTTCGGAAACGCGCGGACTAAGAGAAATGACAATTCCAGTCGTTTTGGAAAGTTCATGGATATTCAGTTTAATTTCGAG GGTAACCCTGTAGGGGGCAATATCCTAAACTACCTCCTGGAAAAGTCCAGAGTTATCAGTCAAGGACCTGGAGAAaggaattttcatattttttatcaattactAAATGGTGCTAACGAGAACACTTTATCCAAGTTATCATTAAGCAGGAACTTGAGGCAATACAACTATTTGTCTAATGGA AACTTCGAAGAAGACATCAACATAGACAAAACCAACTACGAAGAAGTGGAGAGAGCCTTATCGACATTAGATTTCAGCCAAAATGACCGACAAGATATATTTAACATCATAGGGGCCATTCTACATTTAGGAAACGTAAAATTTTCTCTTGCTGATGGTAAAGCTGTTATAGCTAATCCTGAAGTGGTTGAAACAGTTGCAAAT TTAATCAATTGCAAGAGAGACAAACTAAGCCTCTCACTCGTTCAACGTACCATAGAAACTATAAGGGATGTAGTGACGACACCGCTAGATCTAGATCTGGCCACTTATGCGCGTGACGCCTTATCAAAAGCTGTATATGACCGGCTGTTCACTTGGTTGGTGAAACGAATAAACAGTTCTCTACAGCCCAGTGATCGTAGACGTAATGTTGTTATGggtattttagatatttatggGTTCGAGATTTTGGAGAAGAACAG ttttgagCAGCTCTGCATCAACTTCTGCAACGAGAAACTTCAACAACTCTTCATCGAGCTAACATTGAGATCTGAACAGGAAGAATACGAAAAGGAGGGCATCCAATGGGAGCACGTCACTTATTTCGACAATAAAATCATTTGCGATTTAATCGAGGAAAAACATAAGGGGATGATAGCGTTTATGGATGAAGAATGTCTACGGCCAGGAGATCCTACTGACCGCactttacttaataaattaaataaacagtttGAGCACCACGATCACTATATAAGCCATATGAAAGCTGatattaaattgcaaaaaattatggatagaagc gaattccGACTAATTCATTATGCGGGGGCAGTCACTTACAACATCAACAcctttatagaaaaaaacaacGATCTCTTGTTCAGAGATTTAAGGGAAGCCATGTCTTCTTCTTCAAACAGCATCTTATCGACGGTGTTTACAGAATCTGAACTTCAAAGCAAAAAGAGGCCAGACACCGCCATCACTCAGTTCAAGAACtccttgaataatttaataaacattctAAAGGATAAGGAACCTTCTTACATCAGATGTAtcaaacccaacgaattgaagaGATCCGGCCTATTTGACCAACAAATAGTACGCCACCAAGTCCAATATTTAGGGCTAATGGAGAACCTAAGGGTGCGTAGGGCAGGTTTCGCTTACAGACGCACATACGAACTTTTCCTGAAGAGGTACAAGTCCCTTTGCACCGAAACGTGGCCCAACTATCGAGGCACCGCGAAAGATGGAGTGCAACATTTGGTTTGTGCTCTTGGTTATGAGGGTGTGGAGTACCAAATGGGAAA GACCAAAATCTTCATTCGTCACCCACAGACGCTCTTCCGCACAGAAGACGCGTTCCAAGCAAAGAAACACGACTTGGCGAGCATCATTCAGGCCCATTGGAAGGGTTTGATGCAAAGAAGGAGATACCTGAAGCTGCGCGAAAATGTCATAGTAGTTCAAAAGTATATCAGACGATATTTGGCCAGAATCAACGCCATGAGAAGGAAACAGGCTGCCATGACCATAAGATC GTTTATACGCGGTTATATTACCAGACATGACCCACCAAACGAGGACAACAGGAAATTCATTCTGGCAACGAAGAGAAACTGGCTTGAGCGCCTGGCCAAGAACCTTCCACAAAATATCCTGGATAGAAAATGGCCGCCGCATCCAAAGGTTTGTGAAGAAGCTTCCAAATTGCTTGAGGTGATGTACGCTGCTAATATGTCTAGACGCTACCGGTTAGCATTAACtccagatagaaaacgtcagtTTGAGCTGAAAGTGTTGGCAGAGTCATTGTTTAAAG gAAATAAGAAAAGCTATCCACAAAGTGTTGCGGAGCCTTTTGTTTATAGTAGAATTCCGGAGCCTGCATTACAGGCCAAGAAATCGTATGCTGCCACCCTGAATGGAGATAGAGAAGTg tatgCAACTTCGGTGATGAAATACGACCGTCACGGGTACAAACCGAGAGAACGTACCATCCTGGTGACCCAGAACAACTTACACGTCTTAGAATGTAAAGGATCTTCGGCGAAACTGAAACACGTGTTACCAATTAAGAGATTGAGCTTCATCGTAACCCACGAGAGCGATCGGTTGGTTTTAATTAAGATCCCGGAGGACCTCATCAAAAAGGACAAGGGGGATTTGATTCTTGAGGTGCCCAATTTGATAGAGGCTATTACGATGATCGTAGACGCTACCAAAGAGAGGAATTTGTTGGAGATTGTAAACACTACAAC GATTGTGCATCACATGAACGGTAACAAGAATGGAACGATTGAAATTCAAGTTGGTAAACCAGAGAGGATTCACAAGGACAAGAGTGGCCATTTACTTATc gTTGCATCTCCATAG